The Lycium barbarum isolate Lr01 chromosome 11, ASM1917538v2, whole genome shotgun sequence genome contains the following window.
ttagcaatatttattttaaccgattatattagcttttgttgaatattttaatacaatgtcatcactcttctcaggttttgttttattttcttaagaaataccttaattatatagttatatcttactaggactaaagaaatatttgaagtaaaagttatatgttttgtgtcaagactattccggaaaaaaaacccgagaaaacctgaggttgaaaaacccgaattttattggtttggtttggtgtataaatttaaaaacccgacgcaattggtttagtttggtgtttaaaaaatccgaaccaacccggtccatgtacacccctagaaTTAACCATACTTCAACCAAACAATGACAAAACTATCCTCAAATTAAACCAAAACCAACGAACTCCCAATTATGCTCAAGTGAAATAGAGCACTATATCCTCTAGATGTATACAACCAGGTGCGAAGAATCGGGCTTCATCAAGTCTAGAAAATACGTGAGAACTAAATGATACAAAAAGGGACATGGCAGAATAATCTATAAATGATGATGAGAGCACAAAACATTTACTCAAAGTAATAATATTATAGAAGACTTAAAGTATTGCCATGATCAGAGACACCAGACAAGTATGTCTTCAATAATTGAGTAGTTGGTAGATCTTGATAGAGGGAAAATCCAGTAGAATATGAAGGCAACAGCAAAAAGGAAGCTTGGCGAAGATATGGATGGCAGTTTGAAGAAGAAATAGATATACACGTGTTTACAGTAAGCAGTACACACGTGTTCACAGAAAGCAGTAAACATATGAAATTATTTGGAGAGTATTACAACTTCCTTTGCTTTTTGTAGAACCATTTGTAGCATGTGTTCGTACTCCTTCCTCACTTATGTATAATAGAATTTTTACTTGTAACATTACACATTTTCTCTCAACTCTTCACTGACTTAGATGACATTAAGTGATTTCAGTAAAAATACATCCATTCTGCTCATAaactaatacaacaacaacaacaacccagtgaaattccACATAGACGAAAATGTAGAGAACTCAGCAGAAAGCAAAGGGAAGTAATAAAGTTTCTGATACCTTCACTTCCTAATTCAATTGATATTCAAGTCCAAAAGGGGCATTCAAGATTGGTTTCCTTTTATCGGTCATTCAAGCAAGTAGAGAAAGACAAACACTTATCTAGGGTGGTTACCGAAATTGAAAATACAAAAAGGAAACCTACATCTCTATGCTGGATACAAGTTACACATATTATGCTTTAAACACAAGATAACAGCACTTGAAAATCACATTCGAAACTTCAATGTTAAATAATTACAATACGTAAGAACTCACCTTTTTTGTTCGAACAACTGAAACCAGTGATAATGATTGTCATTATGGTCATGGCCAAAACCTttatgtaacgacctgtttggtcgtttagcacttttgaactcgttttcgctaaaatacccttttcgtagttttagagggtattcttgacttgcgggaattggtggcacggtgatttaattggcgggtattttttgaaatatatttatttaatatgtgtgaatagtttatttataggaatatgagtttcacacatataaggtctaagttggtaaataaagtatttgacGGAATGATTATATTTATTACAATGGTTAAGTGAGTAAGTAAATTATAGAAATTATTGGGCTAAGTTATGGGGCTTAACCCACTTCTTATGACACATATATATTAGAAGCCTAAggtttaaaaataattcatttaCTGTGggcaagaaaaataaagaaaatagaaacacTTTGACATAGTGGACAGCAACAACAGTTTTTTTCTTTTCGTGGACTTAAATTCTAAACAAGTACGTTGCTTCTACATTTTTGTTCTTGGAATTTCGCTTATGTTGTAACCATTACGTAATGATTAGTGTGTAATGGTTAACTGAGTTACTGAGTATTTGTAAAAGTTTAGTCACTGTTTCCGATTTTGGTTTCTTCGGTTTCATATTCACGTGTTTAGAGGAAAATATAATGTGGACAATGGAGTTAAGTCTCAAGAGACCAATTGGTACGTGTGCTGTTATGGTGCATTTAGAATCAAGTGAAATTTAGTGGGTGGCATAATGATTGCACAATGATTTAAGGGATAATGATTGAGTAATGATGAACTAATCATTTGGGTGATACTGGTagggagtccggagcctaaagggcacaaaaatacacggtataaaccaaaagggggagggggggggggggggggggggggttgcctTTCACtgtataccaaaaggggtataatgtggaggggccaacgttatatcccccaaaaaaaaaacaattgtcagaccaaaatcaaaataaaataaaataataattaatagtaTAACGTGGATcttccacgttatacaaataattttgtataacgtggatcagtccacgttatacaacaCATATTTATTGTAAATTATCACTGCCAACAATTTGGATCGTATGCCAGGTGTAGTTTTACAGATTCTTAAACATGCAGGTGTTAGCTATTCGGAGGATCATGAGCCTCATGACAGAAATATCTTTAAATACCGTATGCAAATAAATGTTCCTATATTACAAGTCATCGTCTTGAATACTGCATTTGTGAACCATCATTGAAGGTTGGAACTGGGGTTCTCTAGGGGTGTGCAGAGAATAAGTGATTGTTTTTTAACATTGAAAGTATAAATTTGGAGCCTTCATGTGTATGCAGATCCTTCATTTTTGCATATGATTTGTGCATCATGCTACATATTGTGATAATTTACAATATacattgtataacgtggactaaTCCACGCtataaaataattttgtatgacgtggatcagtccacgttttacaacatatatattGTAAAACGTGGACCGATCCATGTTATACAAAATTGTTTGTATAacatggatcagtccacgttatacttttttttgttttttggtatATAGTGGAAGGCAGcccccttttggtttatatcGTGTATTTTtgtgccctttaggctccggactcatcTAGTAGGTTAGTTCCATGAATGTAGAGTACAGAGCATAAGATATTAGATACCTGATAGATTTTATCTGAAATGAGTCCCATATGATTAGCATATTTGACTCTACCATTCATATCGATGTGATGATCTGTTAGAGCATTGCCTTGTATATATCCCTACATGCAATCCAAAACCTCATATTCGACAACAGAACTTAAAATGAGAAGTATCAATAATGAGAATAGCAAGAAGGGTATGCAACTGAATGCATTGGAGTTCATACTTTGATATTCACTCGAGGCTTGTCACCAACTTCAATACCTTGAGAGATAGAAGAAAGTCACGAAACAAGATAACAAAAAGATTGATCCTGAACTCAGGTACAAGATACAATACCCTACTATTCAGACCAATGTAACAGTTTAATCAttgtgttttttttaaaattgaagaGGCAGATGAACGAGTTGGTTAAAACACGATAAAGTAACTTTTAAACTTATGCAACAATTAGTTAGAAAAAAGTGCTTCTGTGTCCTAGATGTAGATGAAGCTCTAAAGAACTGAATGTTAACATACATATTCTACATTAATAGAATGTAGCTGCAGTACCGTTAACTGCAAAAACGCTACCAAGACACTGTAGTGTTGTTAATTGCACTAACAAGGCATTCACGCTACAAAACAGGTAGGAAGAAAAATACAAACAAGAAACGGAAGGTTGACACTATCATTATGCAATAATGGGAAAAATACTAGTTTCAATGATGATAATCCGACATGAATAATATAAATTCATGTCGAATAAATCCATAACATAAAATGTATTGcataaaaatataaataactaACAAAATCCACtactaaataataataataataataataagattaAGAATACTAGTCTAACTGAATTATCAGCAATCAGCACGGACAATATTAGTGCTTTATGAGCTTCCCATGGGGCTCCAATCAACGTACGACAAAAGTCTGCATGTTGACAAGTATATAAATAAGCTCTTGTGATCATAGTCTCTTGCAAATCCATCTCATTTACCATTGCCCATATCTCAGACTATGGAATGGGTGGTAGTGTTGAAAGATGGTTGATGGCACTTTCCAAACGATCCATCCCGCCTCTCAACAAAGTAGCCATTTCTCCAACATGATCCTGTTTTGCCCATTTATTCTTATTAGCTAGTGGTGTTCCTGAAAAGACATTCAATTTAGCGGCAGCATGAGTTGGTTGCTCTTGCTCAGCTTGCCCGTATTCATCTATATTTTCCAGGGAGTCAACATTCTCATAAACCAGTTCATCTATATCATCAATTGTCATAGAGCTAGTACTTGGTCTTTTCAAATTATCACAAGCATGCTTTCCAGTAGCTCTATCTTTTCCATATAGTGCAAGTAACTTGTCAAAATTTCTCATTGGCTTGTCCCTCCATTCAGCAGCTTCAGGCTTAGCCTACATATTTAAAAACCATTAATTAAGAATTGAAAAATATCATTGTACacgaataagaagaagaaaaagttaaCAGATAAAAAATACCTGAATTAATTGTTTCCATACTTCAGATTCGGCACACCACTTGTTTGTTGTGGTGTCCCATGCAAACCCACTCAATTCACCATTTTGAAATATATCATAACACTTGGTAAACTATCTTTTAATAGCCTTGACACGATTGtgaattttttcaaattttgattgAAGTTCCTTTACTATATTATTCAATGCATGTGGAGTGAATGTTCCGCCAACCCTATTTCCTTCAACGTGTTTATGGTGGTATGCGTCAGTTAACGCATCATCCATGATGTGTGACCAAACAATAGAAGAATTGTCATCTGAACCATTTGTATCAGTTGAGGGTGCCTTTGACTTTTTCGGCATAGTTGACAACTACATAATTAAGATAAGCATAAAAAGATTTAGACAGTAacatacaacatatacaaattaagaggatacaaaaaaataaaacattCATTATATATAAAGTAACTTATATTACACATCCTGCTTGCAATTCAAATAATGGATTTACGAACACATGAGTCTAGCAAATTGAATATTAGATAAAATAAATGgcattaaaaataaatatcatttCAGTTTTCATTCCAAAAAATTAAGTTTGGTAATTAGACCACATGTCGGCTGCAATTTGGTCTCGAATTATCTCTCCCTGGCGTACGTAGGATTTTTGGTCACCAGTGTCACATTTtaaaatgagaaataataaataaaacaatGTGACACCATattaaaaaagaacaaaaatataaaCGAAACACAATTCACGTGCATtactataatttttttattttatttttaaaaaaaaacaccttaACGTTTCTCAATGAGTTTTGTTTTTGTGAAATGTATTCAAAATATCCTCATTAGAAATAATACcaaatactttatatatatatatatatatatatatatatatatatatcaaatgatCACTAAACAACTcattattcatgtaatttcattAATTATTCTTAATCAATTTCATTGGCGAGGAAgaaggtgaaagaaaaaaataaacataaaagGGAACCTCACAACAAGTAAATAAGGAACCAGCAAGATCCTTCTTTATGGACTAAGTAACTCTAACCTAAAAGTGTGAGTTTGGACCAAATGGTTTAAGTTTTGTTAACTTACAAGAGGTCATAGGTTCGATCCTGAAATGTAGTATAAATATTATTTTGTAGGTGAGGAGCAAAAGTTCTACAAAACTAAAGATGCCGCGGAGAATCGAAGTCGCGCACTCATTTGAAGATCCAAGCACCTAACCACTTGGGCTACGTGGTCTTTAGTGTTGAGGAGTGTCACCTTATTTGTTATATCCGCTGTTTCACTGTTgccttttaattatatatacgTATTTAGTAAATTTTTCCGACGAAGCAGTGTCACGTGACACCCCTCACACTAAGGTAGATTCGCTCCTGAATTCTCTCCTCTTTGTGTTTCGTCATTGCTTTCCCTAGAATTCGATGGTTCTTCAGGCACAATGTTACTATTCATAAGCTCAGCATCCACTTGTGCAAGTAACTCATCGTTTGGATTTACGCCTCTTAAATAGTTGTGCAAaatacaacatgcaaaaataatAAGTTTTTGGGTATCAACACCATATGATGGCTCAGTTGAACTAGCAATTATAGGAAATCTCTTTTTAAGAACTCCAAATGCTCGTTCAATAGCATTACGCAAAGATGCATGTCGGAGATTAAACAATTCACGAGGATTTCTAGGTGGATTTCTTGAATACTCTTTGAGGTGATACCGCTCTCCCCTATAAGGTGTGATAAGCCCACTTCTCAACATGATTCCGCCATCAACAAGGTAGTATTTTCCTAAAGACAAAACCAAAATTTTCAAATTATTCAATTATTTGTTCAacacatatatttttcttttaaataaaTACTTTTTAATATTTACCTTCTAGAATTTTTAATGGTTCTCGTCTAGTTAGTCcttctttcatgattcttgaatCTGATGCTGTCCCTTCCCACCCAGCTAGCACGTATGTGAATTTTAAATCAAACGCACATGCAGCCAATATGTTTTGTGTTGGATAATCTTTCCTCCCACGATATTTGGGTGCTTCATCTTGTGAAACTTTAGCACATCTATGTGTTCCATCAATTGCACCAATACAATTTTGGACATTATAAGTAGGAATTACCATTTTAAGGAATTTAACATTTGCGAACTATAAAGATAGTAGTTGTGTTCACCTTAAAGTATGGGTAGAATCTTTAGTTGCTTGTAATTTCAGAAGGAACTTGGGAGCCATCTGGTTGTTTAATAAATCTTTCATACAACCCCAAAATAGCTCGCAagacagtatgaaaatgatgactaACCGACTCCCCCGAGCGCCGAAAGATTAAAGCTAACTCTCGGTTTGTCATATTATCTGCTAGCAACCAAAGGGCTTTTGCAACTTGTTCTTCAACAATAACTTAAAGCGTTGGTCTAAGACCACCGTCTCTAACTAAAATCTCACATAATCTGATGAAAGCCGAAGGAGTCATCCTTATAATATTAAAACAGAACTCACTTGAGAATAGATAGCTCAATAATTCATTTCTGACTTGTTCTCCCTCAAGCCATATTTCATTTGGTATCGAGCATCGAGAATGTTCGATATCACATATATAAGTCCAAAATCAAATAATTACCAAGCTCGCAACATATGTAGTTAAAGAGCTCACTTGTTGTAATATCTGTCTATTATCTTGATTATTCACATCAAcaatctaaaaaaaaaatattaaggagACACTAACATTATTTGTAACTAAAACCAATTAGCAAATAGAGATTTCTAGAAAAATATTATAAGTTCGTTCCACACAGGACCAGACCGGAATAAGGTTATATACATTCTCAAAAGTAAAAGAACAACAGATATGAATTCATAAATCCCAACAACTtttcaagaaaaggaaaaagctTGCAAAGTTAAAAACGGGGAATATGATTCTTGGCTTGTTCCGAATGATTTCACTATTTTAGAAGTAGATAGGTTTGCAACATACTATATTGTATAAAAAATATCTTCCAAGCAAATTGAGATATTTTTCAAGTTCAAGACTCCTCCGaactaaaaaaaaatgaacagaattatcttGTACCCTGCAAGATTGAAGCTTAAATCTTGAAAGAATGATCTCTGTTCTTGTTTAGACTTCTTTATCCCTTGTGAGTTAACACCTTAGAAATATAGATTCTTGTTTATTTTGTTTTCTGGTTTCTTGAATCCGACTGACTTTAATCTATGTTGGTCTATGGTTTTCACGTATTCTACAACATTAGAGTAGTGAGTAGTCAGAGTCCTAAACAAAGGTTTTTCCAATACAAATATCAAAATTAGGGATGGGCGTaaggtattcggttcggtattttcaaCGTTCGTGTTCGGTAACTGACAATAGATACCAAATACCAAACCGAAAACGGTATTCGGGATTTACCATTTAAGAAAACAAAGTATACAAAAGTTGAGGTAAAATATAACTGAAACAGATTTGCACACTTTTAAACAACTCTTTACATTCCAACATATTTGAAATTCAACGATCAAGAATATTCTACTACAGAAACGTGCTTTTATATTCAAATTGAAGAAGCAAGTTTCGGGACAAGTAGAACAGAGGGGAAAACAAAGTGAAAAAGAAGAGCAGGGTACAGGAGGAAAAAGATAAAGATCTCCCCAACAACTCGATATGAAAATTGTTCCAATGGACAACACAAGTTCGAAACAAACCAAATAGAAAATAGAGATGCTATCAAAAACAAAGTACAGAGCAGTAAGACAAAGAAAACTTACCGTTACGGTTGAATTTCACCACAGAAGGAGTTCACCAATGGAGGAACAGAGCACTGCTCACGTTAAAAGGAGTTGGAGCCAAAATTGAATGTAGTAgtttatatattaataaaactaggATAAAgtataaaataggaactttaaataATAAGTACGGGTAAAGGAAGATTTTGACCTCTAGTCTTAAGAAATGAGAATTAATAATGAAATTGACTAATATTTTGGATATATGACCCTTGGGTTATGGGTGATATGATTTTCTAATAAAGATTCATTTTTACCTTTGTAGGCTCGTGGTCATTTTTTTAGGTCGTTTTTGGGTTTCaaatataaatatagcaatatgggtgtctttAGATttgtattctaacgtagatcacatatttgatagattttgatcgttcagaggctctacgcaaacggaaggcattggtttgattgtttgtggcacccgctcggcattgaggtaggttacatctattttagttagactctgattagagaatcgtatgtaatTGTAGAAATTGACGGGGATAGCATGTTGGACCTTCAGGCATCGAGTGGAGTTGAATTCCAATTAAGTTGGTACTGGCAggtgttatgtgggcttgtcgccatatgtgttattttctatgattatcacctgtttgtatctccgtcacatactagctcactcatcacgTGAAAAgaaattgtaatattgataattgaacagtggatagtgatatgacttgtacttgttgattgtatattggtgatattgttgagactgatatcatgcatgacatgctttccatattattcttgttgacacccaattttatccctcctttatttaattttattcactcgggcgtctaaattaactgacgagctaaatactttattttcactactattattttcgctacttttattttcaacattacgagcattactttatcacaaattttaaatgttcgtcatcgtttcattttcgggtttggactcgttaaattaattacaagacaacactttgtaaaatccttatttttctacatattaattattaattgtctccacatagtatatattgtactaattattaaattagaagcccaaaaaataactaaatagaggaggaaggatcaacaattttcagctaaattaatggcccaaaatacaaatacaaaattattcccctacccaaataatcagcccacattttaatactcAGCCCACCTTTTAAGTCCATTACTCAGCAGCCCATTACTCTAAACTACCTGGACCAGCCCATACCCGCTTCTACCCGACCTGGTTTACTCAAACAAATGAACCACTAGGGTTCATTCTTCAGCAGCCACCCTTTTCACCCCaacgtctctctctctcttcttcaactcACCTCCTCTCCCTTCTCTCCTCCTTCCGCTCCTCACGTTTCTCTCCACCTCtctttgtcccccacgcctcatGCCACCTCCACTCACCGCTGTCCCCACGCCTGTTCCCCgcttcgtctctctcccacgctcctctctttactttaatacaaacaaaaccctataaatgggatCCGAAGTTGAATCGTTTGAGGGGATGATTCAGTTTTGGAGGAGGACGGATCATTGTTTTAAAAGGGATTATTCAGTGTCTGAGGGggggattttttttatttatttttttgagtatttagaggatctgATTTGAGTGTTTTAAGAGAAGATGATACAGTGTTTTGAGGGGATTTTGGGAGCAAAAACCTAACAAAACAAGCAAGAATAGACCGGATAATCACAAACACAAGTTTCGGTCTCCTCAAATTTCCCCAGAAATCCTTAGATTTTACTTGATTATCATTCCAACTTTAAGACTATCAAATATTCATTTATGTCTTGGTGGACTTTGGCCACGACATAAATCTTCGAATATATTCGAGCGAGTTTCGGTTCGTTCgtgttcgagcgtagattcgcGACTTCGACAcctcagttcattgcgcacaaaaaaaGGTAAAACTCGATACATTTATTACTTATAATCTTTAGTTTCTGCTTCTAATTAAATCTTTAGCTGATTCTGCTATTTTctagttatgtagtttctttgtcgtcatgttatttgtttgatgtttgggagctgttaggataggatattaattGCTAAAACGAATTCGAAAGACGTATACTGTAGTTTGGAGGTTTAAACTGAATTTCCAAGACTTAGAATCTATTTAAAGTCGattatacataggatatacagtgggctATCAAGGTAAGAaaaagatatacattcgatatacatctgatacaCATACcagggtgtgtatatcttaggtatattgtgtatgtGATTAAAACAAATCGACACTGAACCATCTCCATAATTGCCTTTCACCTGTAGGTCTAAgttttctgttttggttaatgCTAATATGAAAACAGTGGCAGTGATATTGTTACTGTTGGTCTCAAGTGGAGCGCATAATGTAACCAAATCTAGTTTTGGTTTAGTTGATTAGTTCGTCATTTGGATCCGACTATGTGTTTAGTTTATCAATTACGGGATTAGTATATCCATATGTGACTCAAATCTGTGAAGTATACCTCTGTGTTTGACTCTATTTCATTGTCGGAAGAATTGCTTGTTGTTGAGCATTTGATAAACAAGATCTATGCTATATGTGTGCGTAAAGCATGAGGGTCAAACTgaactattttttttagtttctatGCGCAAAAGATAAAACTGGTTTTGGAAAGGATAAAAGGAATAGGTATAAATCCAGTACTGTTTGAGAGAGAATGAAAGGGTGTCTTAACTTGAACTTTGCATGATCCCCTCTTTCAACTCCTTAAAATCT
Protein-coding sequences here:
- the LOC132619549 gene encoding uncharacterized protein LOC132619549, which gives rise to MVIPTYNVQNCIGAIDGTHRCAKVSQDEAPKYRGRKDYPTQNILAACAFDLKFTYVLAGWEGTASDSRIMKEGLTRREPLKILEGKYYLVDGGIMLRSGLITPYRGERYHLKEYSRNPPRNPRELFNLRHASLRNAIERAFGVLKKRFPIIASSTEPSYGVDTQKLIIFACCILHNYLRGVNPNDELLAQVDAELMNSNIVPEEPSNSRESNDETQRGENSGANLP